A DNA window from Helicobacter sp. 11S03491-1 contains the following coding sequences:
- the fliN gene encoding flagellar motor switch protein FliN has protein sequence MGEKEKSILDKQKIHTQKDIDLATYLEDLMSNYEGLLDMEVTFTAELGTTKIPLNEILKFEKGSIIDLQKPAGESVDTFVNGRIIGKGEVMVYEKNLAIRLNEILDSNAIVYYLTKDF, from the coding sequence ATGGGCGAAAAAGAAAAATCTATCTTGGACAAACAAAAAATCCATACTCAAAAAGATATTGATCTGGCAACTTATCTGGAAGATTTGATGAGCAATTATGAAGGTTTGTTAGATATGGAAGTTACTTTTACAGCAGAATTAGGGACTACAAAAATTCCGTTAAATGAAATTTTAAAATTTGAAAAAGGATCTATCATTGACTTGCAAAAACCTGCCGGAGAAAGCGTGGATACTTTTGTAAATGGCAGAATAATTGGAAAAGGAGAAGTAATGGTTTATGAGAAAAATCTTGCTATCCGATTAAATGAAATTTTAGATTCCAATGCTATTGTCTATTATTTGACTAAGGATTTTTAG
- the nth gene encoding endonuclease III, with the protein MNKKQKVSEIKKRFLQHYPNPKTELKYQNIYELLVAVILSAQCTDKRVNIVTPALFAKYPMPSILANAHIDELKEFIKSVSFFNNKAQNLIKMAKQVMEKFDGKIPTTQEDLKTLAGVGQKTANVVLIEYFEANYMAVDTHVFRTSHRLGLSRSKTPLQTEQDLIKIFKTDLSILHQAFVLFGRYICKAIKPDCQSCFVQEFCVSKNNFKPT; encoded by the coding sequence GTGAATAAGAAACAAAAAGTTTCTGAAATAAAAAAACGATTTTTACAACATTATCCAAATCCAAAAACAGAACTTAAATATCAAAATATTTATGAACTTCTGGTTGCTGTGATACTCTCTGCTCAATGCACAGACAAAAGGGTAAATATTGTAACTCCTGCTCTTTTTGCCAAGTATCCAATGCCCTCTATATTGGCAAATGCCCATATAGATGAACTCAAGGAATTTATCAAATCCGTTTCATTCTTCAACAATAAAGCCCAAAATCTTATCAAAATGGCCAAGCAAGTGATGGAAAAATTTGATGGCAAAATCCCAACCACTCAAGAAGATCTCAAAACACTCGCAGGTGTAGGGCAAAAAACTGCCAATGTTGTTTTGATTGAATATTTTGAAGCCAATTATATGGCAGTCGACACCCATGTATTTCGAACTTCCCATAGATTAGGACTCAGCAGATCAAAAACCCCGTTACAAACCGAACAAGATTTGATAAAAATTTTTAAAACAGATTTGAGCATCTTACATCAAGCTTTTGTCCTCTTTGGAAGATACATCTGCAAAGCAATAAAACCTGATTGCCAAAGCTGTTTTGTCCAAGAGTTTTGCGTTTCAAAAAACAATTTCAAACCCACATAA
- a CDS encoding FeoA family protein: MTLDQCQKGEPYKIKSIHFCDDALRNRFISFGITQDAIVTLLYASTKKSTLAVIINQSQIALRDYEAKHIQVEHISK, from the coding sequence ATGACACTAGATCAATGTCAGAAGGGCGAGCCCTACAAAATTAAGAGTATTCATTTTTGTGATGATGCCCTTAGAAATCGTTTCATATCCTTTGGTATCACTCAAGATGCAATTGTTACGCTGTTATATGCTTCTACAAAAAAATCTACCCTTGCTGTTATCATCAATCAATCTCAAATAGCATTGCGTGATTATGAGGCTAAACATATCCAAGTGGAGCACATCTCCAAGTGA